GTACCTCCCAACGCCCGAACACGGTCACGATCACCACGGCCTCGTCTACTACTCGGTCGATGAACTGACCGAATTGCTTCGCGGCTATCGAGCGCAGGGGCGGTCGACGAAGATCCACTGCGCCGGAGACTGGGGTGTTCGGGTCGCGATGGACGCCTTCGAGGTCATGCGCAACGAGGGCTCGACGCTCACCTACCAGATCGCGCACGGACAGTTCGTGGCGCCGGAGGACCGGCGGCGCATGGCCCAGCTCGACGTCGTCGCTGAGATCTCGCCGTTCATCTGGTACCCGGGCGTGATCCCGCAGGCGATCGCGGCGGTGCTGCCGGAGGACGTCGCGTCGAAAATGCAACCCAACCGCGAACTGCTCGACCTGGGAGTGCTCGTCGCCGGCGGCTCGGACTGGTCGGTCGTGCCGACGCCGAACGCCTGGGAGGGAATCGGTGGTCTCGTCACGCGCGAAGACCCGCTCGAGCACTTCCCCGGACAGCTGTGGGCGGAGCAGGCCGTGACGGTTGAAGAGGCTCTGCGCATCTTCACCATCAACGGCGCGAAAGCGGCCCGACTCGACGACGTCATCGGCTCGATCGAGGTGGGGAAGGCCGCCAACTTCGTCGTTATCGATCGCGACCCGTTCACCGTCGATCCTCGGGAGCTCGGTGGCACGAAGGTCGTCGAGACGGTCGTCGCGGGTGAGACGGTGTATCTCGCCGATGTGGCCGTCGGGTCCGTGGCAGCGCCTCGCTGACGAGACGGGTACTCGCGGTACTTCATTGTGGATTGAGCTATCGCTCAATATAGTGGCGAGGGATGCGCGCGCCGTTGCGCGCCTCCCCTCGTCGGACGGAGCGGTTCGGCGGGGGATGACCGGGCGGATACACAACAGAAACGTCCGCGAAACCCAAATTGAGCAGCCGCTCAATAATCTGGATTCACTAACTACTTACATAACTCTGAGCCACGGGCCCGACGCGACACGGGGCACCCGGCTCGTATGGAGAGGAACCATGAACGGACGCAGAACACCTGTTGCCGGTGCGTTCGCACTTGCTGCAGTACTTGCGCTCACGGCGTGCGGTGGGGGTGCTGTCGCTGAGACGAGCGGTGATGGACCGACGGGGACGGTGCGATTCGCGTCGCTCTTTCAGCCGAGTTCGTGGGACCCCGCCGTCGGCGACTACATGGGCAACGCGTTCTATTACAACCTCGTCTACGACACCGTCGTCACGCGCACGGCGGATGGCGAGCTTGAGCCGGGCCTCGCCGAATCGTGGAGCTACGACGATGACCAGACGACGCTGACCCTCGAGCTCCGCACCGGCCAGGTCTTCACCGATGGAACCTCCGTCGACGCCGCCGCCATCGTCGCCAACCTCGAGCACTACCGCGATGCGAACGGCCCGGGGACGGCCGAGCTCGCCCTCGTCGAGAGCATCGCCGCCGTCGACGACGACACCGTCGAAGTCGGATTCTCTGCCCCTGACCCGTCGTTCCTCGAAGACCTCGCGTCGTATATCGGCTACATCGCCGCTCCTGCATCGATCGAGGCCGGCACGATCGAGACGGAGCCGGTCGGGTCCGGCCCGTACGTGCTCGATGGCGCGAACTCCATGTCCGGTTCGGAATGGCAGTTCGCGGCGAACCCGGACACGTGGAAGGACCTGACGTACGGGACGGTCATCGCCTCCGTCATGGACGGCACCGCGGCGCTCAATGCCCTCAAGGGCGGTCAGGTCGAGGCGGCCCTGCTGCTCGATCCGCAGGCCGCGGACGAAGCAGAGTCCACCGGCTCCAAGCGGACGGTGTTCTCCCCGGCGACGGTCGGCATCGCCTTCTTCGACCTCGATGGCACGATCCAGCCCGCACTCGCCGATGTCCGGGTGCGACAGGCGATCAACCACGCGATCGATGCAGCGTCGCTCATCGACGCGTTTCTCGGGGGAGTGAAGGTCGGCACACCGAGCCGGCAGCTCTTCAGCGAATCCTCCGACGCGTACGACCCGTCGCTCGACGAGCGCTACCCGTTCAACCCGGATGCCGCGAGGGAACTGCTCGCGGAGGCGGGCTATGCCGACGGCTTCACACTGACAATGCCGCACGTCATCAACTGGGGCCCCGGCCTGCCCGACGCGGTCCAAGAGCAACTCGGCGCCGTTGGCATCACGGTCGAGTACGACCAGATCCCGCCAGAAGAGGTCGGTCCGGCGGTGCTCTCCGGGAAGTATGCGGCGTCGCTGCAATCATTCGGACTCGCCTCGAGCTGGATGACGATGACACAGCAGCTCGACCCGAACGGGTCATGGAACCCGTTCGAAGTGACGGACGACGAGGGCATCGCCAAGATGACCGACTACCAGTTCGCCGACGACGCAGACCGCCCCGCCATCGCCAAGGACCTCAACGCGTATCTCACGGAGCAGGCGTGGTCGAACGTCTGGGCCCACGGTCGCCCGTCCATTCTGTCCGACCCCTCGAAGGTCACGATGCCGGCCGATTGCGTCGGCTTCCCCTCCGTTCTCGACTGGACCCCGGTGGGCTAATGTACATATTCAAATTCATGGGCAAGCGCCTGGCGCTCGGCCTCTCCATGCTCCTCGCAACGCTCCTGCTCGGCTACGTCATGATGTCGTCGCTCACCGGAAACGTCGCGTTGAGCATCCTGGGACCCGGCGCGTCCGACGAGCAGCTCGAGGCGAAAAACACCGAACTCGGACTCGACGATCCGGTGCTCCTGCGATTCCTGAACTGGCTCCTCGGCGCACTGCGCGGTGACCTCG
This sequence is a window from Pseudoclavibacter endophyticus. Protein-coding genes within it:
- a CDS encoding ABC transporter substrate-binding protein gives rise to the protein MNGRRTPVAGAFALAAVLALTACGGGAVAETSGDGPTGTVRFASLFQPSSWDPAVGDYMGNAFYYNLVYDTVVTRTADGELEPGLAESWSYDDDQTTLTLELRTGQVFTDGTSVDAAAIVANLEHYRDANGPGTAELALVESIAAVDDDTVEVGFSAPDPSFLEDLASYIGYIAAPASIEAGTIETEPVGSGPYVLDGANSMSGSEWQFAANPDTWKDLTYGTVIASVMDGTAALNALKGGQVEAALLLDPQAADEAESTGSKRTVFSPATVGIAFFDLDGTIQPALADVRVRQAINHAIDAASLIDAFLGGVKVGTPSRQLFSESSDAYDPSLDERYPFNPDAARELLAEAGYADGFTLTMPHVINWGPGLPDAVQEQLGAVGITVEYDQIPPEEVGPAVLSGKYAASLQSFGLASSWMTMTQQLDPNGSWNPFEVTDDEGIAKMTDYQFADDADRPAIAKDLNAYLTEQAWSNVWAHGRPSILSDPSKVTMPADCVGFPSVLDWTPVG